ACCGCCCGCCAGTCGCACGATCCGATAGAAGCGCTGCTCGACCTGCTCGGGGGTCGGCGGCTGGGCCAGGGCAAGATCACCGATGTGCGACGCCAGACCCAGCAGGGTTTCGCCCGTGGTGAACTCGACATCCGCGGCACCGGCCCGGATGCCGGAGTGACCTTCCGGCTGGCCTTTCAGAACGAAAACCTGCTCTTCTGGCGTGAGGACCAGCCCCAGGCCACGGTTCCCGATCTGATCACGGTTGTCGACGAACAGAGCGGCCGGCCGGTGACGACCGAAAGCTTGCAGTACGGCCTGCGGGTCGCGGTCCTGGGCTTTCCGAGCCATGCGCAGTGGCAAACACCGGCCGGGCTGGCGCTAGTCGGCCCGCGCGCGTTTGGATACGAGATCGATTATGTCCCGCTCCACGCCTCGACCTGATGAGCCCCCGGCGGCCGAGTTACGTCTCGGCGTCGATGTCGGCGGGACCAACACCGACGCGGTCATTGTCGCTCCGGCCGGTCAAGTGTTGGCCAGCGCCAAGTCCCCCACTACGGCCGATGTCACGGCTGGCGTCGGGCACGTCATCCGCACCGTGCTGTCGGACTCCGGGCTGGCGCCGGGCGCTATCGGCTATGCCATGCTGGGCACCACCCACTGTACCAACGCGATTGTCACCCGTCAGGGGCTTGATCGGGTCGGCGTCATTCGTCTTGGAGCGCCGGCTACCCTGGCCATCGAGCCGCTGCTGACCTGGCCGATCGAGCTGCGCCAGGCGGTGTGTGCGTCGCGGGCCATTGTCCGTGGCGGCCATGAGTACGACGGCGAGCCGCTGGCCGCGCTGGACGCCGGGGAGCTGCGGGCCGTCCTCCGAGACATGCGCGGCGCGGTCGCGGCGGTTGCCATCAGCGGCGTGTTCGCACCGGTCAACCCGGCCCACGAACATGCGGCCCGAGACATCGTCCACGAAGTTCTGGGCGAGGACGTAGCGGTCAGCCTGTCGAGCCAGATCGGCAGCCTCAGTCTGCTGGAGCGTGAGAACGCCACCGTGCTTAACGCCGCGCTGATCGGCGTGGCCCGGACCGCCATAGACGGCTTTGCCCGGGCCGTCCAGGGCTGCGGTATTTCGGGCCGCCTGTTCCTGGGCCAGAACGACGGCAGTTTGATGTCGCTCGACTATGCCCTGCAGCATCCCATCTTCACAGTCGCGTCCGGACCGGCCAACAGCATCCGAGGAGCGGCCGCGCTGAGTCGGCTCGATGAGGCACTGGTCATTGATATTGGCGGGACTACGACCGATATCGGTATGCTCCACAGAGGCTTTCCGCGCGAGTCGGCGCTGGCGGTTGAGATCGGCGGCGTGCAGACCAATTTTCGGATGCCGGATCTGGTGTCAATCGGTCTGGGCGGGGGTAGCCGGGTGTATAGCGACGACGGCTGTCGGGTCGGTCCCGACAGCGTCGGCTATCGACTCACCCAGGACGCACTAGCCTTTGGCGGCGGGCAGCTGACCGCCACCGACCTGGCGGTTGCGGCCGGTCGGGCCCGGCTGGGCGACCCCGGCCTGCTCGAGTCCCTGCCCACGTCGGTGGTCGAAACGGGGCTGGCCCATATCGCTCAGCGTCTGGAAGACACGCTAGACCGGGTGAAGCTGTCGGCCGCGCCGGTTCCGGTTGTGGCGGTCGGTGGGGGCAGTCTGCTGCTGCCCGACCACCTGCAGGGGGCCAGCCAGATTATTCGTCCGCCCCACGCCGAGGTCGCCAATGCCATCGGCGTCGCCATCGCCCAGGTCAGCGGGACGGTCGATCAGGTCTTTTCGCTCGACGGGCTGAGCCGGGCCGAGGCACTTGAGCGGGCCAGCCAAGGGGCGTCCGAGCGAGCCGTTGCGGCTGGGGCAAAGCCCGACAGCATTGAGATTATCGACCGGGAGGAAATCCCGCTGGCCTATCTGCCGGGCAACGCCGTGCGTCTCAAAGTCAAAGCGGTCGGCCAGCTGGCGTGAAGGAGCAGGTATGCGCATTGCCGTTGATGTTGGTGGGACCTTCACCGACGTGATCGTGCTCGACGAGCACCGCTTACGCCTGGAGAAAGTCGAAACCACCCCTCACACCCCGACCGACGGCGTACTGCGGGGATTTGCCAAGGCTCAGGCCGCGCTGGAGGCGATTGACTATTTTGTCCACGGCACGACCCTGGGCTTGAACGCCCTGCTGACCCGCAGCGGCGCCCGAGTGGCGATTGTCACCACCCAGGGGTTTCGGGACATCTATGAGCTGGGTCGTACCGCCCGAGACGTGATGTACGACCTGACCTATCACAAGCCCGCGTCCCTGGTGCCCCGCTCGCTGGTCTTTGAGGTCCGGGAACGCCTGGATTTTCAGGGCAACATCCTGACACCCTTTGACGACGAAGCTGCAGCTGCGGTCGCCCAGCGCTTGCGGGCTCAGGCCGTCGAGGCCGTAGCGGTGTGTTTTCTGCACAGCTATGCCAATCCGGCCCACGAATCAGCCATGGCCGAGGTTTTAGCCCAGCACTGCCCGGGCATTCCGGTCACCCTGTCCCACCAGCTCAGCCGCGAATACCGGGAGTATGAACGGACCAGCACGACCGTCATAGACGCGGCCATCAAACCGCTGGTACGGGGCTATCTCGAACAGCTCGACCAATCCCTCCAGGATCAGGGCTTTGGCGGCCACTTCCTGCTCACCCGCTCCGGCGGCGGAGCCATGACGGTCAGCGCCGCCCAGGAGCAGCCGGTCCACCTCGTCCTGTCCGGTCCGGCTGGGGGAGTCATCGGCGCCAGCGCGCTCAGCGAGCTGATCGGCCAGCCCAACCTGATCAGCCTGGATATGGGCGGCACGAGTCTGGATGCCTCACTGATCGTCAACGGTCAGACACGGCTCAACACCGAAGCCCAGTTCGAGGGGTTGCCGATTTCACTCCCGATTCTGGATATTAAGACGATCGGCGCCGGCGGGGGCAGCATCGGCTGGATTGACGAGGGCGGCCATCTGCAGGTCGGCCCGCACAGTGCCGGCGCCCTGCCCGGCCCGGCCTGCTACGGCAAGGGCGGCCGGGCGCCGACCTTCACCGACGCCGCCCTGCTGGTCGGCTATCTCGATCCCAACAACTTTTTGGGCGGTGCTATTCCGCTCGACGCGGACCAAGCCCAACAAGCCGTGCAGTCCGAGTTGGCCGACCGTCTGGGCATGTCCGTCTCTCAGGTCGCGGCCGGCATCGTGCGCATCAGCGAGGCAAAAATCAGCGGCGCCATCCGCGAGATTTCGATTGAACAGGGCTTTCACCCCAAGGACTTTGCCCTGCTGGCGTTTGGCGGAGGTGGCGGCTTGGTGGCAACCAGCGTTGCCCGAGAGCTGGGCATTCCGGTGGCGCTTATTCCGCCTGGACCGGCCAATTTCTCAGCCCTGGGCATGCTCATGGTTGATGTCGTCCACGACTTTTCCCAAACCTATGTCACGGAGCTGGCCGAGGTCGACGTGGCAAGCGTCAGCCGGCTGTACGCCGACCTCGTCCGGCGCGGCCATACCGCCTTGCAGGCCGACGGTTTTGAGTCGCAGGAGCGGCGCGTGGTACGCTCGGCCGAACTTCGCTATCAGGGTCAGGAGCACACGGTCAATCTGCCCCTGCCCGAGCACGATCTCAGCCCGGCAGACCTGTCCGCCCTGGCCGACGCCTTCAACCGGACTCACGCCGAGCAGTACGGCCACCGTATGGACGATCCGGTCGAGTTGGTGACCCTGCGCCTGCGGGCGGTCGGCCTGTT
The DNA window shown above is from Desulfurellaceae bacterium and carries:
- a CDS encoding hydantoinase/oxoprolinase family protein; this translates as MSRSTPRPDEPPAAELRLGVDVGGTNTDAVIVAPAGQVLASAKSPTTADVTAGVGHVIRTVLSDSGLAPGAIGYAMLGTTHCTNAIVTRQGLDRVGVIRLGAPATLAIEPLLTWPIELRQAVCASRAIVRGGHEYDGEPLAALDAGELRAVLRDMRGAVAAVAISGVFAPVNPAHEHAARDIVHEVLGEDVAVSLSSQIGSLSLLERENATVLNAALIGVARTAIDGFARAVQGCGISGRLFLGQNDGSLMSLDYALQHPIFTVASGPANSIRGAAALSRLDEALVIDIGGTTTDIGMLHRGFPRESALAVEIGGVQTNFRMPDLVSIGLGGGSRVYSDDGCRVGPDSVGYRLTQDALAFGGGQLTATDLAVAAGRARLGDPGLLESLPTSVVETGLAHIAQRLEDTLDRVKLSAAPVPVVAVGGGSLLLPDHLQGASQIIRPPHAEVANAIGVAIAQVSGTVDQVFSLDGLSRAEALERASQGASERAVAAGAKPDSIEIIDREEIPLAYLPGNAVRLKVKAVGQLA
- a CDS encoding hydantoinase/oxoprolinase family protein, which codes for MRIAVDVGGTFTDVIVLDEHRLRLEKVETTPHTPTDGVLRGFAKAQAALEAIDYFVHGTTLGLNALLTRSGARVAIVTTQGFRDIYELGRTARDVMYDLTYHKPASLVPRSLVFEVRERLDFQGNILTPFDDEAAAAVAQRLRAQAVEAVAVCFLHSYANPAHESAMAEVLAQHCPGIPVTLSHQLSREYREYERTSTTVIDAAIKPLVRGYLEQLDQSLQDQGFGGHFLLTRSGGGAMTVSAAQEQPVHLVLSGPAGGVIGASALSELIGQPNLISLDMGGTSLDASLIVNGQTRLNTEAQFEGLPISLPILDIKTIGAGGGSIGWIDEGGHLQVGPHSAGALPGPACYGKGGRAPTFTDAALLVGYLDPNNFLGGAIPLDADQAQQAVQSELADRLGMSVSQVAAGIVRISEAKISGAIREISIEQGFHPKDFALLAFGGGGGLVATSVARELGIPVALIPPGPANFSALGMLMVDVVHDFSQTYVTELAEVDVASVSRLYADLVRRGHTALQADGFESQERRVVRSAELRYQGQEHTVNLPLPEHDLSPADLSALADAFNRTHAEQYGHRMDDPVELVTLRLRAVGLLPRPSLPTVAAHTGPLEATRKGRRTVYQPSLGRPLDYAVYDRLRLGAGAELAGPAIIEEPTSTTLVHPGDSLRVEEYGELRITLG